AGCAAACCGATTGAGACGTCTTATGCGACGAAGGTCGCAGCCAAGGTGCCACCTGGTCCTTTGACACCGGGTGGATGTGTGATCCCTATGACGGCAGCAGCGCGCGGCGGGGCGTGGCGGCGCGGCCGAGGCGGCGGACGGCGTCGTTGACGTGGCCCTCGGGCACGCTCCAGCGCACCGGCGCCGGTACCAGCAGGGCGGCGGCGCGGACGGCGCGCAGCAACGCCGTGGCGGCCGGCGCGGGGTACGGGCGGTGGCCGTGCAGCGCGATCGCCCACGGCGGCAGCAGCGCGTACGCCAGCCGGCCCACCAGCGGTTCGTAGACGCCGAGGCCGTGGCGCAGCGGGCCGGTCAGCGGCGGGCGGAGCAGGAACCGGCGCACCACCTCGGAGTCCGCGGTGCGCCGCAGCCCGGGGAGCACGCCGGCGAAGTAGTCGGCCACCTCCCGGGCGCTGCCGGGCACCTCGTCCTCGCGCAGGCCGACGAGGGCGGCGGTGCGGCGCTGCTCGTCGTAGTAGCGGTCGACCTGGGCGTCGGTCAGGGCGTAGCCGGCCCGGCGCACGACCGTGACGAAGGAGTGCACCTCGGCGACGTGCACCCACAGCAGCAGTTCCGGGTCGTCGACGCGGAACGCGCGGCCGGCGGCGTCCCTGGCGCGTAACGAGCGGTGCAAACCGCGCACGCGGGCCGCGGCGGCGTGCACCCGGTCGGTCGGGCCGTAGCTGGTCACGCCGACGAAGCTCGCGGTGCGGCGCAGGCGGCCCAGCGGGTCGCGCCGGAAGTCCGAGTTCTGCACCACGCCGGCGACCGCGCGGGGGTGCAGCGCCTGGAGGTGGAGGCCGGAGATGCCCGCGACCCACATCGCCGGGTCGGCGTGGAGCTGCCAGGTCACCGTGCCGGGGCCCAGGAGTCCGACGTCCACGCGCCCGATCGTGGCACGGGCGCCGGCGCGGGTCCATGATGGGGACCGTGGACCTCGACGCAGCCCGCGAGTTCATCCGCCGCAACCCCCGCGCCGTGCTGTCGGCGCGCCGGTCGGACGGGTCACCGCAGATGTCGCCCGTGCTCGCCACCGTGGACGACGAGGGGCGCGTGGTGATCAGCACCCGGGAGACCGCGTACAAGGTGCGGCAGGTCCGCCGCGACCCGCGCGTGGCCCTGTGCTTCTTCACCGAGGGCTTCTTCGGCGACTGGCTGCAGGTGGAGGGCACGGCGACCGTGCTGTCGCTGCCCGAGGCGATGGAACCGCTGGTCGACCTGTACCGGCGGATCTCCGGCGAGCACCGGGACTGGGACGAGTACCGGGCCGCCATGGTGGCCGAGAAGCGGGTGGTCCTGCGGGTCGTCCTGGAGCGCGCGGGCCCGGACGTCAGCGGCTGACCGGCACTCACCCGAACGGGCTGCGGCGTAACGGTTTCCGGCGCCGGAGCGATTCCACGTGACACCGTGGAGCGTGGGGTCGGGTGCAGGGATGAGCAGTGGCAGGGGGACCGCCTTCGCCGGCGCCGCGCTCGCGCTGGCGACCTGCGCGGTCGTGGCCGTGGTGCTGGCGGTCGACGAACCGCGGCCGGTCGACGTCCGCCGGGTCGACCTCAGCCCGGTCGAGCCGGGCGTGCTCAGCGCCACCTACACCACGACCGTGGCGGTGCAGCGGTCCACCACGCCGCTGGAGGTCCTGGCACCGCCGCCCCTGCGGCCCGCGCCCGCGCCGCCGGTCACGACCACCACCGGCACCACCACCACCGAGCCGCCGCCACCGCCGCCCACGACCGGGGTGACGACCACGACGCCCACCACCACGGCCGCGCGCCACCCCTGGAGCTGCCACCCCTCGTACGAGGCCGACGGCGCCTGCGTGCCCCTGCGCTTCCCCCGCCACGTCCGGCGGCACTGCGAGTGGCTGCGCGCCCTCGGCGTGACCGGGATCCGCGTGGTCGGCCCGGACCACCACCACCTGGACGCCGACCACGACGGCCGCGCCTGCGAATCCCGTCAGTAGAGGAGCAGGCCGGACACGCGGGTGAGCGGGTTGCCCGCGTAGCTGATCACGGCGCCGTCCTCGACCGGCATGGCGCGGATGCTCATGCCCGCGAACCCGGCGTCGGTGAAGAACCAGCCCCACGTGGTCACCCACGGCCGGTCGTCGCCGGGCACCACGTCCGTCGTGGGCCGCACGCGTTCCTGCACCACGTAAGGCTGCCCGGCGACGTCGTCGAGCAGGTCGGCCCACTCCCGGTCGGTGAGCAGCCAGCCCGGGTGGATGCCGGTGCCCGCGAACTCGCCCGCCGCCTTGACGATCAGGTCCTCCCGCTTGGCCCGGACCTCGTCGCGCGGCACGTCCCGGAGGTACCGGGTCCACGGCAGCAGCTTGTCGACCAGGGCCCGCTCGGCGTCGGTCAGCTCCGCGCGGCGCTCCGACAGCAGGGCGAGCGTGGACTTGTTGCCGTAGTAGTAGGAAGACAGCGGCGTGTACAGCTCGGTCTTGTGGCCCTTGGTGAGCAGGTCGGCGTACTTGACGGCCTGCTTGGCGGAGAAGTAGCGGATCACCGCGTCCAGCCTGGTGCCGCCGAGGTGGAGGTGGCCGTTGCGCTCGGTCACCTCGTGCAGCTCGCCGAGCAGGACGTCCACGCCCTGGCGCGCGCATGCCTCCCGGAAGCTGG
This portion of the Saccharothrix syringae genome encodes:
- a CDS encoding PPOX class F420-dependent oxidoreductase, with amino-acid sequence MGTVDLDAAREFIRRNPRAVLSARRSDGSPQMSPVLATVDDEGRVVISTRETAYKVRQVRRDPRVALCFFTEGFFGDWLQVEGTATVLSLPEAMEPLVDLYRRISGEHRDWDEYRAAMVAEKRVVLRVVLERAGPDVSG
- a CDS encoding oxygenase MpaB family protein, whose amino-acid sequence is MDVGLLGPGTVTWQLHADPAMWVAGISGLHLQALHPRAVAGVVQNSDFRRDPLGRLRRTASFVGVTSYGPTDRVHAAAARVRGLHRSLRARDAAGRAFRVDDPELLLWVHVAEVHSFVTVVRRAGYALTDAQVDRYYDEQRRTAALVGLREDEVPGSAREVADYFAGVLPGLRRTADSEVVRRFLLRPPLTGPLRHGLGVYEPLVGRLAYALLPPWAIALHGHRPYPAPAATALLRAVRAAALLVPAPVRWSVPEGHVNDAVRRLGRAATPRRALLPS